A segment of the Patescibacteria group bacterium genome:
AGTGTATACTAGTAAAGTACTTATTAAACAAATTACATGGCATCAATAGCATATTGCATGAAGTGCAAAGAAAAGCGGGATATGAAAGATGAGAAGGAGGTAGAAATGAAAGGTGGCCGACGAGCATTACAGGGAGTATGTTCAAAGTGTGGCACTAAAATGTTTAAGATCTTAGGTAAGGCAAAATAAACATTGAGATAGTAAAAATAAAAAGCACCCCGAAAATCTCGAGGGTGTTTTTTATTGCCCAGATTGACTCTAAACTAATTGTGTCCTGTCACACATTTTTTCGAAAGATAGAGATACTTAAGCGTCTTAAGTATTATCGTAAACATGATTGTTTATAGATTTTAAAAATAGAATTTTAAATTATGACTAAAAAATTATTATCAGGAATGCTTGTTGTTACTTTGCTTGCTGCTGGAACAGCTGTAGCAACAGCTGATACTTCAATGCATGGTTCAACAACAATGCAGACTCATTCAATTATGGTAGGTGATTATAAACATACGTTTAGTGCAAATCTTTCTGGAGGAATGGAAGTGCCACCTGTAACTACTCAGGGAATGGGTACTAGTGAATTTCATGTGTCAGGAGATGAGCGAACGATTCACTATAAGCTAGGAGTACACAATCTTTCATCTCCAGTTACAGGAGCTCATCTTCATTGCGCACCTATGGGACAAAATGGGCCTGTTGTTGTTCCATTAGCAAATCCAATGGGATCAACGACACATATGATGTCTGAAGGAATGATTACTGAATCTCAAATAACAGCAGCATCAGCAGCATGTAGTCCAAATATTCGCACCGCATCACATCTAGTACAGGCAATGCGGGAAGGACAGATGTATGTAAATGTTCATACTGAATTACATCCCAGCGGCGAAGTGAGAGGTCAATTAATGCTTCAAGATGGAAAGGCAAGTCCAGTATATTCTCATGATGATCATATGAAAATGTATAAAGATGGATACTCTATGATGAAAGAAGGTTATTCTTGGATGAGTAATCCAGACAAAATGTACGAAGGATATATGATGATGCACAAGGGCTATATGCATATGCATGATTCATACAAGCACGTTGATGCTGATCATCATGCAATGATGACAGAGGCTCATACTTGGATGCTCAGTGCACATCAAAAGATGCTCGATCATTATAATGCAATGCACAATTCTCTTATGATGCATTCACCAATGATGCATGCAACGTCTACTGCCACAACAACATCAATGTAGTCTATTCCAATAACTGTTTGAAACAATAAAACCTCAGAAAACTTCTGAGGTTTTATTATGTGTATATATGATAAAATGTAGCTAAAGTTTCTATAAAATTATTATGAAGAAATCTGCACTCATTACTTTTTTTGCTTTCATAGCTGCATTTATTACTCTTTTGGCTAGGGAAGCTATAAGCCCTACCGCTTCTCCACAAACTCTTCCTGCAAGTGTGTACAATGTGGTTCAAGTGGTAGATGGAGATACTATTAAAGTAGAAATAGACGGAACAAAGCAAACATTACGATTGATAGGCATTAACACTCCTGAAACTGTGGACCCACGAAAGCCAGTAGAATGCTTTGGTAGGGAAGCATCAAACAAAGCAAAAGAATTGCTTGCTAATCAAAATGTAAAAATTGTCGCTGATCCCACTCAAGACGAGCGAGATAAATATGATAGGTTGTTGCGATATGTATATTTAGAAGATGGAACAAATTTTAATAAACTCATGATTGAGCAAGGATATGCATATGAGTATACCTACGATGTTCCGTATCAGTATCAAGAAGATTTCAAAGCTGCTCAGCGATATGCCCAACAAAATAAATTGGGATTATGGGGTGCTACTTGTTCTCAAAACTAGTTGCCATATAATGTGATTCTCCTGGTTCTTCATGTCCATGGTTTACAAATGTACCGATGGTAAACATGAGTGCAATACCTAAAATTAAAGAAACTATATGGATACTAAGATGATCATGTTTTCGTACTGAATCAATAGTGTGGGGAAGGAGATCTCGTAGTACTACATAAATGAAACTTCCTGCAGCAAGGCCTAGCAATGGCAACTGGAATTGTTCAACAGCTGATACAAAGAATGTGAGAACAACACCAATAATTATAGTTCCAGAAATAAAGAAGTTACGAATAAGAGCTTGTCGGGAAGTGTATCCTGCCTCTTTAAGAATAAAAAATTCTGATGTTTCTTGAGCAAGTTCATGGATCAAAATTGCTAGAGCAGTAGTTATACCTACATAGGTACTAACTAAAAATGCAGTAGTAAGGAGAATGCCGTCGCCAATATTATGAAGTGCATCACCAATTTGTAATCGTCGAGCATCGATATGTGTGTGCTCATGATCGTGTTCAAGTGTGTCGTGATGGTGGTGAGTATCAGGAATTAATCTACTTGCAATCTCAACAACTAAAATTCCAGCTATCATCCACAAAAATACTGTACTTACTGATGAAGATTCATGAAGTACTTCTTCAACAAGTTGATAAATAATTACAAGAAACACACCCATTGAGAAGGTGATAAGGAATCGCAAATTATGTTGGAGCCAATTGTGTAATCGTGCAGAAAGAAAAATTCCTCCAATGAGAGATCCACACATAATAGCTACAACCGAGAGTGCAACTGGAATTATCATATAAACTCGAGTATATTCCAATTCATAAATTAATGCAAGTAAATTGCATTTAGACTGAGCACTGAGATAGTGATCCAGATTCAAAACCTCGATTAAATGAAGTGACCCGTTGTTCTGATGAACCGTGTGTCCAACTTTCTGGATTGGTTCTGCCTGTTGTTGCCTTTTGTATACGATCATCTCCAACCGCAGCTGCTGCATCAAGTGCTTCATTTATTTCACCCGGTGAGAATATTCCTAAGTCTTTTATTGAATGAGCCCACATTCCTGCATAACAGTCTGCTTGAAGTTCTGTTGCAACAGATTCAGCATTTGATTCACGTTCATTTAAACTCCCTAATATATTTTGTACATGATGACCGACTTCATGAGAGATAACATATGCTTCAGCTACATCTCCACCTTGAGCTCCAAGTCGAGAACTAAGTTCTTCAAAAAAAGTTTCGTCTAAATAAATAGTGCCATCCAAAGGACAGTAATGTGGTCCTACTCGTGCATCTGCACCACCACACTCTGATTGTGTTGATCCTCTGAAAAGTACCAGTGTTGGTTCTTGATATGTACGATTGTTTTCGGCAAATATTCGTTTCCACATATCATTGTTTGAACCCAATACTGTTGATGCAAATACTTCATAACTATCCGCTCCTTCAAAATCCTGAGCGTTGTATGTTTGCTGTTGCTGAAGCTGGTTTGGATCTATTTGTGTTATAACGTCAGTTACATCACCTCCATTAAGTAATGTAAAAATTATTCCAATAATTAGGCCCGTAATTCCTAAACCTCCTCCAATAGCCGCTGGCCCCATTGCGCGTCTATCTTGAACATTCCCACGTGATGATACTTTATCCCATAATGCCATATAGATATATAGACAGATTTTTTGTCTAAGAATTACACACGGGCTAATTATTCTGCGAGCGGTAGAGTGAAGTAGAACGTTGAGCCTTTTCCTTTAATACTTTTAACCCATAATCTTCCTCCTTGATTCACTATAATTTCATTACAAATGTAGAGACCTAAGCCAAGTCCTGGATATGTTTTTAATTCAGGAGTATTTATTTGATAGAACCGTGTAAAGATTTTATCTTGATGATCTTTATCAATTCCAATACCAAAATCTTGAACACCTACAATCAATTCTTTGTTTTTTTTCTTAATCTCAACAATGATTTTGTTTGCATGCGGAGAATACTTAATCCCATTGGTTAGAAAATTAATTATTACCTGGCGCACTCTATCTTTGTCGGCAAATACTTTTGAAGAATCAGCAGTTCTGACAGTGATTTTATGAGTAGCTGTTGTCGCTTGTACATCTGTCACTACATCAGTCAATAAATTCTTAAGAGAGAACTGAGACTTTTTGTATTCTAATTTACCTTTTTGGACTCGAGTAATATCCAAAAGATCAACTATAAGTTTGGTAAGTCTATCAAGTTGTTCTTCTATTCGAGTGGCAAACATATGACCTTTTGCATCATTTTTGTCTTTAAAATGTTGATTCAAAACATGAGAAAACATTTTAAGTGAAGTTACTGGAGTCTTAAGCTCGTGACTTACAAGAGCAACGAAATCTTCTTTTTGTTGGTCTGCCAATTTCTTTTCTGTAATATCACGACCAATAGCAGATGCTCCAATAATATTACCCTTAGTATCTTTAATGGGTGATACTGTAAGAGATACAAAAATTTCTTTTCCAGATTTATGAAAACGACGTGTTTCATAGTGTTGGATACGTTGACCCTTTTTTATGCAGCTAATTATATATTCCTCATCCTTATGAAGTGATGGGGGGATTAAAAAAGTAACATGCTTACCTATAATTTCTGAGTCTTTATAGCCATACATTTTTTCTGCTCCACGATTCCAGCTCGTAATTACTCCGTTCAAATCTTTACTCGTAATTGCATCGCTTGATGATTCAACAATTGCCGCGAGTCTCTTCTGAGCAAAATATGCTTCTTCAAGTTCTATCGTTCGATTTTCAAGATCAACCTGAATCTTTTTTTCATCAGTAATGTCTTGAGCTGTTCCAATCATCTTAACAACTCTGCCTTTTCTGTCTTTTATAACTCTGCCTATGCCTCGCACATATCTAATAGAACCATTTTTTCGAAATACACGGTGATAGAGAAGATATGGCTTTTTTGCTTTAAATGCCGTTTCAATTATTTTTTTTATTTCTGCTTGATCTTCGGGATGAATGAGAGATATATACTCATCAAAAGTTGGATTGTGTTTTGAGACGGGGAGATCAAATATCTTAAATAATTGAGGTGACCATATAATAGTGTTGGCTAAAACATCCCATTGCCAGTTACCAAGCTTAGCTGTTGTTTGGGCTAGCTGAAGTTCATTGTTTACAGATTCAATTGTTGCAATCTTTTCATGAATTACTTCTGTCATCAATTGAATACCTGTATACAATTCTGTGAATTCATCATCATTATCAGGAAGAGTGATTTTAGTAGAAAAATCACCAATTGCCGCTTTTGCAAAGAGGGGGCGAAGCTTTTTTAATTGTTTTTGAACATTTTTCTTGTAATGTTCTAGTCCGGGATCTTTCATTATTTCCATTCAATTATATATGTAGTACTGCCATCAGGATTGCTATATGACTCTACTTTACCTTGAAGTCAAAAATTCTCCAACATTGAACTGATAAAGCTCTTTGTATTATTAATTGCAAATTAGTTGCATTGTGGTAGTGTGCATATATGAAGCATGATTTCAGTACTATTTTAAAGAATAAGAAGTTTAAAGTTACTCCAGCTCGAGTGGCTATTCTTGAGGTGTTCTCAAAAGAATGTAAACCAGTAAATGCAGAGGAGATTTTTGATAGTGTGAAAGATACAAAGATAGATCAGGTAACGGTTTATAGAACGCTAAATTCGTTTGAAGAAACAGGTATTTTAAAAAGAGTAGATCTTCGAAAAGGATCTGCCTATTATGAACTTAATAGTGCTCAGCACCACCATCATATTGTGTGTACTATTTGTGGAACTATTGAAGGTTTTGATATGTGTTCTGTTGAAAAGATTTCAAAAGAAGTATTGAATACCTCTAAAAAGTTTAAAACTATTTCAGATCACTCACTTGAATTGTTTGGAAGTTGTACAAAATGCAGCAAATAAAAAACTAGCCATCGGCTAGCGGTTTGGGTCGCCCTGCATCTCTTCGGTCACGAGTGTGATTGTGACAAACTCGAGATCTGGTACTGGCGATGTCACTTCGGCGCAGTGTACGTCGAAGTTGAACAGGGCTGTTTCCGACTGAGGGAATCTTCGGTCCCTCCACCACTTTGCTGCTTCAGGAGCGGACTGTTCTAAAGCATTGATCGCATCGACCTGACGGACGATGTACCCTGGTTTGGGACCCAAGGACTTGCCATCGACTACTCCCGAAACGCCGAAGCCAATCCGGTCGAAGGCGATGCATGGCATCTCCACACCCACCCATTGGATCCGGATTATTACTGGGGCTTGACCATCGGGTGTTTCCACGATGACGATCTTTCCTGTAATCACTGGATTGTCGGGTATGACGAGTTCCTTTCTTTTGTACGAGTATGATTACAATAGTACTCAGCACTATATAAAACGCAAGGATTATTTTAATTGGATAGTTTTACTTAAATTTATTTTTCCTAAAACATGTAATTCTGTTATTGCACGGGTAAGGGCAACATAGAGTAAATCTTTTTTGATACGGGTTAACTCTTCATTTTGATTATGAGTAGTAATAGAATCATCAATTCCAACAATACAGACAATATCAAACTCGACTCCTTGTGATTCTCGCATCGTAAGAATGTGCACGTTAGAATTGCTTTTAAATTCAGAAATAAAAGGGGAGAGATATTCTGGGTTTTGAGCAAGAATACCAATGCTTTGTTCTGGATACTTTTCTATCAAGCTTTTAATATAATCTATTTCTTCTGCATTGCTTTGCATAACTAACTCACTCACATCTGGGCCTGATTTAATTTGTTCTGGAATAGAAATGTCATATCCCAATTTCTGAATATAATTCAGAATATTTTTAGTATTTCTATATACTTTCTTTAATAGTACTTGTTTCTCATCTGGAATAGCTTCACCGATCTGTTCCCATGAACGTATTGTCCCAAGCTGAATTTGCTGGGCCATGTCTCCCACATACACTATAGACTGGGTCTCTTTTGCTAGAGTGCTTTTAAAAAGACTAAGCTGTTCTGGTAAATAGTTTTGGAATTCATCTACTAATGCGAAAGAATATTCAGCTACAGTTTTTTCTTTTCTGAATGCTAGTTTCTTATCTTTGTGCTTTCCCTTTAAGCATTGTAAAAGTAAGGTGAGGTCAAAGCGATCTAGTTTCTTTTCTTTCTTTTGTTGAGCAAATAACTTCAGAGCTTCGACCGATAGTTTTTCTGAGTAGATTTGATTGAGTGTCGTAAATGGTTTTGCATTGAATGCGAGCTCGGGTTTTGATCTCAAGATCTGAAGCTTTTCAAATTCATATGCATCACGTTGTTGTTCTGTGGATCCAAATCTAATAGCATATGAATACTCTTGAGAATCTAGATCTAAAACAGTAAAAGCCCATTCTGAGAATGTAGTAATATGCACGCCTTTAATACCTAGCTCAGGAAGAAGATGTGAAAAGTAATCTTTTGTGCCGTTATCTTGCACTAGAATAATAATAGAACGTTCAGGATAAAGTTGAGATGTGTCTGGTGCTTGTACGAGATATGCTACTCGGTGAAAGGCGAGTGTTGTTTTTCCTGATCCCGCAGGTCCTGCAATAACTAAAGGTCCCTTGTGATGAGCTCTGATAACTTGATCCTGAGCTTTTTCCATTTGGGCCACAATTTCAGGAAGCATGAATCCTGATTTTCTGTTTGAGAAATGTTCTTGGTGAATAAGTTCACGAGGTGTACCTAAAGATTCTTTCGCAAAAAATATTACATTACCATCTACAATCATATACTGTTCTTTATCTTCGAGTAATGCATGTTTTTTTGTACCGTCTGGAAGTGTATAGAAAACAGGTCCTGGTTCTTCAAATCTGATAGATGCTACTGGCGCAACCCATGAATATATTTTTTCGTCACTCAAATGAAATTTTGCAAATCGGTATTCCACTTTTTCACCTGAATCTTTGAGGGTGAGATTTACTTTTATGAAGTAAGGAGAGTTATAAAGATGATCGAGTTCTTCAACCCGTTTTTCAAACTGAGCTTTAAGTGCCCAGTAGGTAACTTGATCTTCTCGAGCCAATCCTTTGATTGCAGACATGGGTAAACTGCTTCTATCAAATGCTGCTTTTCGAGCATCTACAATTTTAGTTCTAATAAACTCGATGTGGTTTTTAAGCTTGTGTAGTAAGGTTTCTTTACTCATGATTGTGATTTTTACATAAACAAAAAACCGCTAGTCGCGGTTCTTTCCAAATGGCCTGCTCAACGAGAGGTGTTTATGTGGTTTATAATTCCCAAACATATGAAGGTTTTATAGTACTGCTTATTTAAGAATTACGCAAGTTTGCACTTTTCTGCAACGAGCCGCATGAGCTGTTCATCACCAGCTTCGGTGAGTCCAGAAAAAGAAAGAATATAGTCACCAGCTCGAATAGCTCCACCTGTCTGATCTTTTTCTGGATTGCGTGTTTCAAAGCTTGTCATAATATGCGTGGGAGAATTTAGAAGTCTAAATGCTTTCTCCTGACTCATATTCATCCAGCGTTCTTTTTTATTTTGTGGAACTAATCCTACTGCTTGAAGTATAAGAGGAGATTGATCTTTTGATTCTGGATTATTTTTAAGTACACATAAAAAGCCGCTTGATCGATGTTGATCTGGTGCTCGGTTTTTATTTACAGACTCTAGAAATTCTTGAGAGCTTAGAATTTCAGATGTAGTGTTAATTATTTCTTGCATACTATGCCTGCTTTTTTAAAAGCTTCTTTCCAAAATTGAACATACTATCAACAACAGGAAGACTTTCTTTGCCAAGCTTACTAAGACAGTAGGTGACTGAGAGTTTATTAATTGTTTCTTCGTTGCGGATAATCATTCCCATTTCTTCAAGAGTCTTGAGCTTTGTTGTGAGGGTAGCAGAATTGATTCCCAATAATTCTTGAAGTTCTTTAAATCGAAGTTCGCCATTGCGTAGAGCATCAACAATCTTCAAACGCCAGCCATCACCAAAGACTTCAAAGGCTTTGATACATGCTGGTTCGTTGTTTGGTTCAGGTTGCTTGGAGTTTTGCATTGTGGTGTAGTTGGGTTTAAGTTTGCTTTAAAACTTAAAGTGCTTTATTATTTAAACTACTTTACTATATAAAGCAATAATAACATATTCAGACATTATGATCAAGATAAAAATAATTGCCGGATCGACACGGCCAGGACGGTTTAACACACAGCCAGCGCAGTGGATTTATAATCTCGCAAAAGAACGAAAAGATATTGAAGTAGAACTTTTGGACTTAGCAGAAATTAACTTGCCATTACTCGATGAAGCCGTTCCACCATCAATGGCTGGCGGGAAATATGAACATGAGCATACTCGAAAATGGGCAGCAAAGATTAGCGAAGCCGATGGATTTATTATTGTTGCCCCTGAATACAATCATTCAGTACCTGCGGCGCTAAAAAATGCTTTAGACTTTGTGTATCATGAATGGAGTTTTAAACCAGTAAGCTATATTAGCTATGGTTCACTTGCAGGAGGGGCTCGATCGGTAGAACATTTACGTGGAATTGCTGGGGAACTAAAGATGTATGATCTGCGAGAACAAATTTTACTTCCCGCATATTATGAAAATCTTAATGAGAAAGGTGAGTATCAATTTAATGAACGGCATGTAAAACAA
Coding sequences within it:
- a CDS encoding DUF5679 domain-containing protein; its protein translation is MASIAYCMKCKEKRDMKDEKEVEMKGGRRALQGVCSKCGTKMFKILGKAK
- a CDS encoding PAS domain S-box protein, yielding MEIMKDPGLEHYKKNVQKQLKKLRPLFAKAAIGDFSTKITLPDNDDEFTELYTGIQLMTEVIHEKIATIESVNNELQLAQTTAKLGNWQWDVLANTIIWSPQLFKIFDLPVSKHNPTFDEYISLIHPEDQAEIKKIIETAFKAKKPYLLYHRVFRKNGSIRYVRGIGRVIKDRKGRVVKMIGTAQDITDEKKIQVDLENRTIELEEAYFAQKRLAAIVESSSDAITSKDLNGVITSWNRGAEKMYGYKDSEIIGKHVTFLIPPSLHKDEEYIISCIKKGQRIQHYETRRFHKSGKEIFVSLTVSPIKDTKGNIIGASAIGRDITEKKLADQQKEDFVALVSHELKTPVTSLKMFSHVLNQHFKDKNDAKGHMFATRIEEQLDRLTKLIVDLLDITRVQKGKLEYKKSQFSLKNLLTDVVTDVQATTATHKITVRTADSSKVFADKDRVRQVIINFLTNGIKYSPHANKIIVEIKKKNKELIVGVQDFGIGIDKDHQDKIFTRFYQINTPELKTYPGLGLGLYICNEIIVNQGGRLWVKSIKGKGSTFYFTLPLAE
- a CDS encoding neutral zinc metallopeptidase, which gives rise to MALWDKVSSRGNVQDRRAMGPAAIGGGLGITGLIIGIIFTLLNGGDVTDVITQIDPNQLQQQQTYNAQDFEGADSYEVFASTVLGSNNDMWKRIFAENNRTYQEPTLVLFRGSTQSECGGADARVGPHYCPLDGTIYLDETFFEELSSRLGAQGGDVAEAYVISHEVGHHVQNILGSLNERESNAESVATELQADCYAGMWAHSIKDLGIFSPGEINEALDAAAAVGDDRIQKATTGRTNPESWTHGSSEQRVTSFNRGFESGSLSQCSV
- a CDS encoding transcriptional repressor; the protein is MKHDFSTILKNKKFKVTPARVAILEVFSKECKPVNAEEIFDSVKDTKIDQVTVYRTLNSFEETGILKRVDLRKGSAYYELNSAQHHHHIVCTICGTIEGFDMCSVEKISKEVLNTSKKFKTISDHSLELFGSCTKCSK
- a CDS encoding thermonuclease family protein; translation: MKKSALITFFAFIAAFITLLAREAISPTASPQTLPASVYNVVQVVDGDTIKVEIDGTKQTLRLIGINTPETVDPRKPVECFGREASNKAKELLANQNVKIVADPTQDERDKYDRLLRYVYLEDGTNFNKLMIEQGYAYEYTYDVPYQYQEDFKAAQRYAQQNKLGLWGATCSQN
- a CDS encoding CHRD domain-containing protein, translated to MTKKLLSGMLVVTLLAAGTAVATADTSMHGSTTMQTHSIMVGDYKHTFSANLSGGMEVPPVTTQGMGTSEFHVSGDERTIHYKLGVHNLSSPVTGAHLHCAPMGQNGPVVVPLANPMGSTTHMMSEGMITESQITAASAACSPNIRTASHLVQAMREGQMYVNVHTELHPSGEVRGQLMLQDGKASPVYSHDDHMKMYKDGYSMMKEGYSWMSNPDKMYEGYMMMHKGYMHMHDSYKHVDADHHAMMTEAHTWMLSAHQKMLDHYNAMHNSLMMHSPMMHATSTATTTSM
- a CDS encoding NAD(P)H-dependent oxidoreductase, with protein sequence MIKIKIIAGSTRPGRFNTQPAQWIYNLAKERKDIEVELLDLAEINLPLLDEAVPPSMAGGKYEHEHTRKWAAKISEADGFIIVAPEYNHSVPAALKNALDFVYHEWSFKPVSYISYGSLAGGARSVEHLRGIAGELKMYDLREQILLPAYYENLNEKGEYQFNERHVKQAEGMLNDITFWSTEMKASRAKLSI
- a CDS encoding helix-turn-helix domain-containing protein, encoding MQNSKQPEPNNEPACIKAFEVFGDGWRLKIVDALRNGELRFKELQELLGINSATLTTKLKTLEEMGMIIRNEETINKLSVTYCLSKLGKESLPVVDSMFNFGKKLLKKQA
- a CDS encoding UvrD-helicase domain-containing protein: MSKETLLHKLKNHIEFIRTKIVDARKAAFDRSSLPMSAIKGLAREDQVTYWALKAQFEKRVEELDHLYNSPYFIKVNLTLKDSGEKVEYRFAKFHLSDEKIYSWVAPVASIRFEEPGPVFYTLPDGTKKHALLEDKEQYMIVDGNVIFFAKESLGTPRELIHQEHFSNRKSGFMLPEIVAQMEKAQDQVIRAHHKGPLVIAGPAGSGKTTLAFHRVAYLVQAPDTSQLYPERSIIILVQDNGTKDYFSHLLPELGIKGVHITTFSEWAFTVLDLDSQEYSYAIRFGSTEQQRDAYEFEKLQILRSKPELAFNAKPFTTLNQIYSEKLSVEALKLFAQQKKEKKLDRFDLTLLLQCLKGKHKDKKLAFRKEKTVAEYSFALVDEFQNYLPEQLSLFKSTLAKETQSIVYVGDMAQQIQLGTIRSWEQIGEAIPDEKQVLLKKVYRNTKNILNYIQKLGYDISIPEQIKSGPDVSELVMQSNAEEIDYIKSLIEKYPEQSIGILAQNPEYLSPFISEFKSNSNVHILTMRESQGVEFDIVCIVGIDDSITTHNQNEELTRIKKDLLYVALTRAITELHVLGKINLSKTIQLK
- a CDS encoding ZIP family metal transporter, which encodes MIIPVALSVVAIMCGSLIGGIFLSARLHNWLQHNLRFLITFSMGVFLVIIYQLVEEVLHESSSVSTVFLWMIAGILVVEIASRLIPDTHHHHDTLEHDHEHTHIDARRLQIGDALHNIGDGILLTTAFLVSTYVGITTALAILIHELAQETSEFFILKEAGYTSRQALIRNFFISGTIIIGVVLTFFVSAVEQFQLPLLGLAAGSFIYVVLRDLLPHTIDSVRKHDHLSIHIVSLILGIALMFTIGTFVNHGHEEPGESHYMATSFENK